The nucleotide sequence GACTGCGCGAGAAGACGAAGGAAACCTGCGACATGCTGGTGAAGATTCCATTCGCGCGTGAATTCGGATCGTTGAACGTATCTAACGCGGCTGCGGTTGCGCTATACGCGACCGCGCAGCGCCAGGGTGGCCATGCCGCATAACACGAAGATCGCGACATGCTGCTACTGCGGAACGCGTGCCGCGCTGGTGCTGACGGGGCGGACGCAGCATGAGTTGGCGTGCAGCGCCTGTGGTGCGCCGCTGAGCAACCTGAAGGCCATTCGCAGAGATGTGGTCGAACGCGCCGCGCGCCCGGATACGCCGGGTCATCCAAGACCTCTAAAAAAAGCCAGAACGACGAAGAAAAAGAAAAGCAAGAAGAAGACCTTGACCCGTCGCTTCCTGTCGGAGGCATTCGATTTGATCGACGAGATCATAGATTAAGGCTGATCACACTGTGGTGACCGCACTTTCATCGGAGCAAGCTGTGATTATCTCGATTGCATGAGGGCAGAAATGGAACAGCTGCTCTCCTGTATTGTCCCTCGTTCCTCAACTCTGGCGCCCGGACCTCGTCCGGGCGTTTTTTAAGGGAAGCGACTGATGGACGAAACCGACCGGCAAATCGAAACTATTCTGCGTCGCACGAAAGTCATTGCCTTGGTGGGCGCGTCAGCGAAACCGGAACGCCCGAGCCACTATGTCGGGGAATTCCTGCGGTCCAAAGGCTATCGTGTGATCGGCATCAATCCCGGGCTTGCGGGGCAGGAGCTTTATGGCGAGATCGTCTATGCGAGTCTGTCCGATATTCCCGCCAGCATCCCGGTCGACATGGTCGATATCTTTCGGCGATCCGAGCAGGTCGGGCCTGTCGTGGACGAGGCGTTGGAGGTGCTGCCGGGCCTGCACACCATCTGGATGCAGATCGGCGTCACCAATGAAGAAGCTGCTGAACGCGCGCAGGCCAAGGGAATCGATGTCGTCCAGAACCGTTGCCCGAAGGCGGAATACCCGCGGCTGATCGGTTAGCGGGCGGCTTTTTCTTCGATCCCGGAAATTCCGCTGCGGCGCTTGAGTTCGGCGAGAACCTCGTCGAACGGCACATCCCGCGCGGCAAGCATCACGAGCATGTGGTAGAGCGTGTCGGCGCATTCATAGACCAGCTCGTCGCGATCACCCTTGGTGCAGGCGATGATGGCCTCGATGGCTTCTTCTCCGAACTTCTCGGCGCATTTCTCCGGGCCGCGCGACAATAGTTTTGCGGTCCATGAACTGTCGGGGTTCGCGCCTTTGCGGGCGTCGATCGTCTGGGCGAGGTCAGCGAGAATATTCATTCCATCCTCATCGGGATTCCGGCATTGGCCATGTGCTGCTTGGCTTCACCGATCGTGTGGTCGCCGAAGTGGAAGATGGACGCGGCGAGCACGGCGCTTGCGTGGCCCTCTTTTACCCCTTCGACGAGATGGTCCAGACTGCCCACGCCACCCGATGCGATGACGGGAACGGACACGGCATCCGTGATTGCGCGGGTCAGTGGGATGTTGAACCCCGCGCGCGTCCCGTCGCGGTCCATCGAGGTCAGTAATATCTCGCCTGCGCCCTTTTTCGTGACCGTGCGGGCAAATTCCACCGCGTCGATACCGGTCGGTTTCCGGCCGCCATGGGTGAAGATTTCCCAGCGACCGGACTCCACGGTCTTCGCGTCGATGGCGACGACGATGCACTGGCTGCCGAAGCGGTCTGCGGCGCGTGCCACCACGTCGGGATCGGCTACGGCGGCGGAGTTGAAGCTGACCTTGTCGGCACCCGCCAGCAGCAGGTTGCGCACGTCATCGGCGGTCCGCACGCCCCCGCCGATTGTCAGGGGCATGAAGCAGTGTTCCGCGGTGCGCCGGGCCAGATCGTACATCGTGCCGCGATTTTCATGCGTGGCGTTGATATCCAGAAAACAAAGTTCATCTGCACCTGCGGCATCATAGGCCTTGGCTGCCTCGACCGGGTCGCCTGCGTCGATCAGATCGACGAAGTTCACGCCCTTGACGACGCGTCCGTCCTTGACGTCCAGACAGGGGATGATGCGGGTCTTGAGCATGGTCTGCGTCCTTCGGGCTTGCGGCCCACTGTTAGCCTTGCTTGCGTGCGAGGGAAAGCCCCTGCTCAGGTGCGCTTGCGGGTCAGGGATCTGATCCAGCCGAAAATCGTCATACCGGCGCCGATCAGGAACAGGCCGCCGGTGAAGAAGAACAGCCAGAACGCCACGCCCATCGAATACAGCAGATCGCCCCAGTCATGACCAAGGATCACGCAAGGATGCGCGTTACCTTCATCCAGACGACATCCGAAACTGCCCGCTATCATGGCGGCGGTGAAGGCTGATATCAGGGGCGCGAGTCCCGCCAGCAGGAAGAGAGCGGTGACGATCCAGTAGCGGCGCGACATCGGTCAGCGCAGGACCTTCAGCGCCTCGGCCAGATCCAGCGCGCCGTCATAGATCGCGCGACCGGAAATCGCCCCGTTCAACGGGGCGTCGCAGTCGCGCAGCGCGATCAGGTCATCGAGGCTGCTGACGCCCCCCGATGCGATGACGGGGACGTTCACCGCGTTGGCCAGTGCCGCCGTGGCGCTGATGTTGGGGCCACCCATCGCGCCGTCGCGTTCGATGTCGGTGTAGATGATCGCGGCAATGCCCGCATCCTCGAACTTCTGCGCAAGGTCGGTCACGAGGTAATGCGTTTCCTCGGCCCAGCCCCGTGTTGCAATCTTGCCATTGCGGGCATCGAGACCCACGGCAACCTGTCCGGGGAAGGCTTTGGCGGCCTCAACCACCAGATCGGGGTTTTCGACGGCGACGGTGCCGAGGATCACGCGGCGGATGCCTTTCTTGAGCCAGGTCTCGATAGTGGCCATGTCGCGGATACCGCCGCCAAGCTGGGCAGGGATATCGGTGGCATCCAGAATGCGTTCGACCGCGCCACCATTGACCGGCTGGCCTTCGAATGCGCCGTTCAGATCGACCAGGTGCAGCCATTCGCAGCCCGCATCCTGAAACGCGCGCGCCTGTGCGGCGGGGTCGTCGTTGAAGACCGTGGCCTTGTCCATCTCACCCTTCAGGAGCCGAACGCAATTGCCGTCTTTCAAATCGATCGCGGGGTATAGGATCATCTGTCATCATCCGTCTGAAATCTGTGCCGCTCTGTCGCATGTCCGGCGCGCCAAGCCAAGACTGCCGGGCAATAAGATAGAACCCGACGTTACTGTTGAACGTAACCAGAATACGCGCGCTAGCTGCACGGAGAGGAGGACATATATGAGAAATGCTATCTACATGGCGGCGACGCTGACGTTGATCGCCGGTGCTGCTGCTGCAGATGATGTCGAAGGCATCTGGCAGACACAGCCTGACGACAACGGAAGATTCGCACATATCGAAGTGGCCCCTTGCGGCGCGAAACTGTGTGGTACCATTCGCACGGCGTTTGATGGCCAAGGTCAGCCCATCGCGTCGGAGACCATCGGCAAGCCGATCATCTGGGACATGGTGCCCAAGGGGGACGGGATATATGGCGACGGGAAGGTTTATGCGCC is from Qingshengfaniella alkalisoli and encodes:
- a CDS encoding CoA-binding protein, whose amino-acid sequence is MDETDRQIETILRRTKVIALVGASAKPERPSHYVGEFLRSKGYRVIGINPGLAGQELYGEIVYASLSDIPASIPVDMVDIFRRSEQVGPVVDEALEVLPGLHTIWMQIGVTNEEAAERAQAKGIDVVQNRCPKAEYPRLIG
- a CDS encoding phosphoribosyl-ATP diphosphatase; amino-acid sequence: MNILADLAQTIDARKGANPDSSWTAKLLSRGPEKCAEKFGEEAIEAIIACTKGDRDELVYECADTLYHMLVMLAARDVPFDEVLAELKRRSGISGIEEKAAR
- the hisF gene encoding imidazole glycerol phosphate synthase subunit HisF, which encodes MLKTRIIPCLDVKDGRVVKGVNFVDLIDAGDPVEAAKAYDAAGADELCFLDINATHENRGTMYDLARRTAEHCFMPLTIGGGVRTADDVRNLLLAGADKVSFNSAAVADPDVVARAADRFGSQCIVVAIDAKTVESGRWEIFTHGGRKPTGIDAVEFARTVTKKGAGEILLTSMDRDGTRAGFNIPLTRAITDAVSVPVIASGGVGSLDHLVEGVKEGHASAVLAASIFHFGDHTIGEAKQHMANAGIPMRME
- the hisA gene encoding 1-(5-phosphoribosyl)-5-[(5-phosphoribosylamino)methylideneamino]imidazole-4-carboxamide isomerase, translated to MILYPAIDLKDGNCVRLLKGEMDKATVFNDDPAAQARAFQDAGCEWLHLVDLNGAFEGQPVNGGAVERILDATDIPAQLGGGIRDMATIETWLKKGIRRVILGTVAVENPDLVVEAAKAFPGQVAVGLDARNGKIATRGWAEETHYLVTDLAQKFEDAGIAAIIYTDIERDGAMGGPNISATAALANAVNVPVIASGGVSSLDDLIALRDCDAPLNGAISGRAIYDGALDLAEALKVLR
- a CDS encoding DUF2147 domain-containing protein, whose amino-acid sequence is MRNAIYMAATLTLIAGAAAADDVEGIWQTQPDDNGRFAHIEVAPCGAKLCGTIRTAFDGQGQPIASETIGKPIIWDMVPKGDGIYGDGKVYAPDRDKTYNSKMELAGDRLEVSGCVIAICRSQTWVRVR